Proteins encoded by one window of Winogradskyella sp. PG-2:
- a CDS encoding DUF5686 family protein — MLRCLFVVCLLIFATNGFAQQPNISQKDSSKVSQDSIKKTEFLKNIGNGYLPFNYFNLDLRYLMKFNQFEGFRTGLGGITNNRFSERYRVNGYLVYGFKDKRYKYSVGGGFRVNEASNTWINLSYTDDLQETGSSNFLTDKRFFTFFEPRLLNIDLFHRHITKSVGLQHNISSHLLTETQLATSKINPTYLYNFVLDNRSYNTFDLSTAKVSLQWSPFSRFDIKEGTIEETKNGYPKFTLQLTQGFKSILSSDFNFSKLDFRTIHQFNHKNESKTNLTLVAGIAGGETPLTHLYHAYPNNITKETILQRFSVAGLNSFETMYFNEFFSDKFSTLQVKHSFKPFKISEWFKPQLVLISRYAVGTMRSMERHQGIQFNTLEKLYSESGFEINKLLLGFGVSFAYRYGAYHLPEIGDNIAFKFTFNISL; from the coding sequence ATGCTAAGATGCTTATTTGTTGTATGTCTACTAATTTTTGCAACAAATGGCTTTGCACAGCAACCTAATATAAGTCAGAAAGATTCCTCTAAGGTGTCTCAAGATTCTATAAAGAAAACAGAATTCTTAAAAAATATAGGTAACGGTTATTTACCTTTTAATTACTTTAATTTAGATTTAAGGTATCTCATGAAATTCAATCAGTTCGAAGGTTTTAGAACAGGTTTAGGAGGTATAACTAATAATCGCTTTTCAGAACGTTATCGTGTAAATGGTTATCTGGTTTATGGTTTTAAAGATAAACGTTATAAATATAGTGTTGGCGGAGGCTTTAGAGTCAATGAAGCTTCTAATACATGGATTAATTTATCGTATACTGATGATTTGCAAGAAACAGGTAGCTCAAATTTTTTAACTGATAAACGCTTCTTTACTTTTTTCGAACCACGTCTATTAAATATAGATTTATTCCATAGACATATAACCAAATCTGTAGGCTTACAACATAACATATCAAGTCATCTTCTCACTGAAACACAGTTAGCCACAAGTAAAATAAACCCAACATATTTATACAATTTCGTTTTAGATAATCGATCTTATAATACATTCGATTTAAGCACAGCAAAAGTTAGTTTACAATGGAGCCCTTTTAGTAGATTTGATATAAAAGAAGGTACTATTGAAGAAACAAAAAATGGTTATCCAAAATTCACACTACAACTCACACAAGGTTTTAAATCAATTTTAAGCAGCGACTTTAATTTCTCGAAATTAGATTTTAGAACTATACACCAATTCAACCATAAGAATGAATCTAAAACAAACCTAACTTTAGTTGCAGGTATTGCTGGTGGAGAAACACCTCTAACGCATCTTTATCACGCCTATCCTAATAACATAACCAAAGAAACTATACTACAACGCTTCTCTGTCGCTGGTCTTAATAGTTTTGAAACCATGTATTTTAATGAGTTTTTTAGTGATAAATTTTCAACCTTACAGGTGAAACACAGTTTTAAACCCTTTAAAATTTCAGAATGGTTTAAACCACAATTGGTATTAATTTCACGATATGCTGTTGGAACAATGCGAAGCATGGAAAGACACCAAGGCATTCAATTTAATACACTTGAAAAACTATATTCTGAATCTGGTTTCGAAATTAATAAATTACTCTTGGGTTTTGGAGTTAGTTTTGCGTACAGATATGGAGCTTATCACCTGCCAGAAATTGGAGATAATATTGCTTTTAAGTTTACCTTCAATATTTCACTTTAA